A genome region from Lucilia cuprina isolate Lc7/37 chromosome 3, ASM2204524v1, whole genome shotgun sequence includes the following:
- the LOC111681654 gene encoding putative uncharacterized protein DDB_G0282129, producing MYISNSSNIGMATLLQNNKNCMKTLTNGGTSVAVGGAGTNHIIVGNVVNAQTVGQHQANHHHQVGIVTSQVPTQTIATTSTQGGLATSSNTLTTLGGNLVLPAQTQTILLTNGATGASTILTYQQYQQLLQQQQQQQQQRLLVSQNVVNLPIGNLISTGNGGLTVIADSSNNHNVSATTGSNTNTTQGTFLVATSSGATTSSTATASFQQQFQQQLSNMQNTSNTTPSSASQHQQQQRLITTTSVGNVGNNTTTIRHFSQFSQQQPATLNVLNTTNNTATNTTNNQQQQQQRTTTVLINRNNNTIIAGNTTQRLQHATILTKSPANLIKTTNTHQQQQQQPGTLMVNNMAVQQVINSSNGQIISLVKTTQQQQINKNLTTTTKTIQQTTTANLPQQQQQLQLQKQQQQQQQRYGTSNIQQIKQQQLKVVAANNHQTIPQRATIINSNTITKNHLLSNNNNTNINTATTAKLVNLTKATTTTAPAVSTAASKIISSNTLTSYTQKPQQQQQQQQQQMNGHYFNNHKLVNLQQQQQQPASKLVPNGHNTINNNSISNTNNFINASSASIAASSSNSIITSSSLASSTSLSSNTNTTPTIYNIPPNSSSALTNPNTSSYMSTANLTNSQHHYTTSTTPTYSSYNNSTHHNPSTNPTTTIDSKYVSAAASSSSSSTTTTTTNNTLATTSETTTTTTTTTSTSDTTTNDEASAAAAAAANEQEAEPEIDIVINNVVCSFSVRCHLNLREIALNGANVEYRRENGMVTMKLRRPYTTASIWSSGRITCTGATSEEQAKIAARRYARCLEKLGFRVRFNNFRVVNVLGTCSMPWAIKIVNFSEKYREEASYEPELHPGVTYKLRYPKATLKIFSTGSITVTAASVAHVQCAIEHIFPLVYEFRKKRSPEELEQLRLKQLQNATFEDITEVEDSSNVLGTSSAAVAGGGLMPTVSTLQRRRISNTFNKFPNAKRKRTDDDFNDEFDVDDPDCIAGDDDDMVMYDPNESIIEGPDDDDDL from the exons ATGTATATTAGCAATAGCAGCAACATTGGTATGGCCACGTTGttgcaaaacaataaaaattgcatGAAAACTTTGACAAATGGCGGCACGAGTGTGGCGGTGGGTGGGGCTGGAACAAACCACATTATTGTGGGCAATGTTGTTAATGCACAAACGGTAGGCCAACATCAGGCTAATCACCATCACCAAGTGGGCATTGTTACATCGCAGGTGCCAACACAAACAATAGCCACCACCTCAACACAGGGAGGGCTGGCAACTTCATCAAATACTCTAACCACTTTGGGTGGCAATTTGGTGTTGCCCGCACAAACCCAAACAATTTTACTAACAAATGGTGCTACGGGTGCTTCTACCATACTCACCTATCAACAGTACCAACAGctgttgcaacaacaacaacagcagcagcaacaacgtcTATTGGTTTCACAGAATGTTGTCAATTTGCCTATTGGCAATTTAATTAGCACCGGTAATGGTGGTTTAACTGTTATAGCCGATAGTTCTAATAATCATAATGTCTCTGCCACCACGGGAAGCAATACCAACACAACACAAGGCACCTTTTTGGTAGCCACCTCGTCAGGAGCTACAACTTCGTCTACAGCTACGGCTTCATTTCAGCAACAGTTTCAACAGCAATTGTCGAATATGCAAAATACCTCCAACACTACACCCTCGTCTGCCAGtcaacatcagcagcaacagAGATTGATAACAACAACATCCGTAGGTAATGTTGGCAATAATACCACTACAATAAGACACTTTTCACAATTCTCTCAACAACAACCCGCCACTTTAAATGTTCTCAACACCACCAACAACACTGCTACTAATACAACAAAcaatcaacagcagcagcagcagcgtaCTACAACAGTTTTGATCAATCGTAATAACAATACAATTATTGCCGGCAATACTACACAGCGTCTGCAACATGCCACTATCTTAACAAAATCTCCTGCGAatcttataaaaacaacaaatacacaccaacaacaacagcaacagcctGGTACTTTAATGGTTAATAATATGGCTGTACAACAGGTGATAAATAGCAGCAATGGACAAATAATAAGTTTAGTTAAAACAACACAGCAGCAGCAGATCAATAagaatttaacaacaacaacaaaaactatacaaCAAACAACGACTGCCAACTTgcctcaacaacaacagcagctacaactgcaaaaacaacaacagcaacaacaacaacgttatgGTACGAGCaatatacaacaaataaaacagcaacaacttaAAGTTGTTGCTGCTAATAATCACCAAACAATACCACAACGTGCCACTATTATTAATTCTAATACAATAACCAAAAATCATCttttaagcaacaacaacaacacaaacattAATACGGCAACTACTGCTAAATTAGTTAATCTgactaaagcaacaacaactacagctcCAGCCGTTAGTACAGCTGCCAGCAAAATTATCTCATCCAACACACTAACAAGCTATACTCAAAAaccgcaacaacaacagcaacagcagcagcaacaaatgaatggtcattattttaataatcataAACTAGTAAatttacaacagcaacaacaacaacccgCCTCAAAATTAGTTCCTAATGGTCACAACAccattaacaacaacagcatcagcaatacaaataattttataaacgcCTCCTCAGCTTCCATAGCTGCCTCCTCTTCTAACTCCATTATCACCTCTTCCTCCTTAGCCTCCTCCACTTCCTTGTCGTCCAACACCAACACTACTCCCACCATCTATAATATACCACCTAACTCATCATCAGCTTTAACAAATCCAAATACTTCTTCTTATATGTCTACAGCAAATTTGACAAATTCTCAACATCATTATACTACTAGCACTACTCCAACCTATTCGAGTTATAATAACTCTACTCATCATAATCCTTCTACTAATCCAACCACTACTATAGATTCAAAATATGTCTCGGCGGCTGCCTCCTCTTCCTCGTCGTcgactactacaacaacaacgaacAACACTTTGGCTACTACAAGCGAAACGACCACCactacaacaactactacatcCACCAGCGACACAACTACTAATGATGAAGCttcagcagcagcagctgctgctgccAACGAACAAGAAGCTGAACCTGAAATTGATATTGTCATCAATAATGTGGTGTGTTCATTTAGTGTTCGTTGTCATTTGAATTTGCGTGAGATTGCTTTGAATGGTGCCAATGTTGAGTATCGTCGTGAAAATGGTATGGTTACAATGAAATTACGTCGTCCATATACTACTGCTTCCATATGGTCGTCGGGTAGAATAACTTGTACTGGTGCTACATCAGAAGAGCAA GCAAAAATTGCAGCTCGTCGTTATGCTCGCTGTTTGGAAAAGTTAGGCTTTCGTGTACGTTTTAATAACTTCCGTGTTGTGAACGTTTTGGGTACTTGCAGTATGCCATGggctataaaaattgttaatttctcCGAAAAATACCGAGAAGAAGCCAGTTATGAACCTGAATTGCATCCTGGTGTAACCTATAAACTACGTTATCCTAAGGcaacattgaaaattttctctaccGGCAGTATAACAGTTACTG CTGCCAGTGTTGCTCATGTTCAATGTGCCATTGAACATATATTCCCGCTTGTCTATGAGTTCCGTAAAAAGCGTTCGCCCGAAGAATTAGAACAGTTGCGTcttaaacaattacaaaatgCCACATTTGAAGATATTACCGAAGTTGAGGATAGCAGCAATGTGCTAGGCACTAgttctgctgctgttgctggTGGTGGTTTAATGCCCACCGTATCGACTTTACAGCGTCGTCGTATTTCAAATACgtttaataaatttccaaatGCCAAACGAAAGCGTACTGATGATGATTTTAATGATGAATTCGATGTTGATGATCCCGATTGTATTGCTGGCGATGACGATGATATGGTGATGTATGATCCCAACGAATCAATAATAGAAGGTCccgatgatgacgatgatttataa